In the Salvia miltiorrhiza cultivar Shanhuang (shh) chromosome 8, IMPLAD_Smil_shh, whole genome shotgun sequence genome, CCGCAACTTATATATATCATCCTATGAATTAGTGaactttttaaatataaatcaactttccaaaaatagattGAGTAAAAGAGcgggaatttttttttgctagatggaccagcttttatatatgtatagattagAAGATTATTAATGCCTATTAATTCGGCTCCCATCATGCAAGTATCATTAAAGAGGTACAGAAAAGAGGGCAACACTGAGATAATAAGCGCCTGAGGGCTTTGTTCTCTTTGGAGTTCCCTAGTTCCGTCTAGGGTTTAGGTTCTCTAGTTCCGTCTAGGGCTTTGTTCTCTTTGGAGTTTCTGGTTCAAGCTTTCGCCTTGATCTGTTGCTGTCTCAGTCCCCTTCCCCCCCCTCTTCCACcccttttttctttgtttttccttCTTCCCTCGTCTGCCTGCTTCCTTTGCTCTGTGATTTTTCTAACGTTTTGTTGGGTTTGGTGTGGTTTGTTTGTCCTCTTTTTTCTGTCACCGTTGCGCAGGTATGGAGCGCGGAGGTCCGTCCAGTGATTCAGATTTGGTGAACGGCCCGGAAGAACGCACTGATCGTGAAGCGACTTTGATTGACATCTCTTCGGATTTTGATAATCAATCGGACAAGGGGATCTGTCTGGTGGGAAGTCTGATTTCTATGAAAGCCCCTAATGGATTCCATCTAATGGAAATTATGAGGAAGTCGTGGAAAACAGAGCAGAACTTTGAAGCCAGGGAATGGCGGAAAAATCTTTTCCTCTTCACCTTTGAATCTGCAGCTGATCGGGAATGGGTTCTTCAGAGACAACCGTGGCATTTTGATAATCACCTTTTTGCGATTAAAGGTCTTGATGACACAGCACAGCCTTCAACTATCAGGGTGGACAGGGGAAGTTTTTGGATTAGGGCGTATAATCTTCCGATCAAATGCATGACCCCAGCCATCATTCGCAATATTGGCAAACAGATTGGTATCGTCGAGGAAGTAGATGAGAAGACAAACTACACCGGATGTTTCGCCCGTTTTAAGGTGAATCTGGATATCACTGTCCCTCTGCTACGAGGAATCACAATCTTTTTTGAGGCTCGACAGCTATGGATTCCCCTAAAATATGAAAGTTTGCCAATCTACTGTTACAAATGTGGTATAATGAACCACCATACGCGCGCCTGCGAGAAAGAAACTGAGGCGGAGGAGAGTGGAAAACACTTCGATGATATTGAGTACGGTCCCATACTCAAAGCCTCACCTTTGAAACGGCTGCGCACAAAGAAACAGCACCAGCCCATGGCCCCCAAACCCAACCCTCTACGAGACCTCCAAAGTCATGCCTCTACTCACCCACCCGTCCCATCTGCAAAACCCCAGCCACCACCTCTTGCGTACAACCCACCCCCACACACAACTGCTCACGCACTAACAAATACCCAGCCCATCTCTCATCAAACCCACTCTACCCCAAATGCCATCCACACCCCAAGTGAGGAAAACTCTATCCCCATACtcaaaaagcaaataaataaccTGCAAACAAAACCTTTACCCCAAGCTTCCACCACATCATCCCCCATTATCACTCCCAAAACAGAGCCTGAAACAAAAAAAGTACCCTCCAACACAGCTCCCTTCAACCCAAACAAAGACATAACCCCAATTACCGACCTTGCAAAACTCCTGAATTTAAAGCTCCCTGACCATTCCACAAAAAAACCTcagccaaaaaaagaaaaaacatggACCCGCTTCAACCGATCCCCAACCCCAAAGACCCCAAAAGTGCACCACCTTACTGCAAATCACAAGAAGCGACATTTTATGGAGGAGGAAAATGTTGTTCTTGGACCCAGGAAAGATGAGGTCGAAGCTATGCAAAAGAGACTCAAAGGAACCAAACTGGATGATGATTCTTCTTCCACCACTGCGCTATCGGCGGAGATTGCTATGGAGCAATCCCGCCGGGCACAATGATTTGCCTTCTTTGGAATTGTCGGGGGCTTGGGAACCAACCGACAATTCGTCAATTTGCTTGGTTAGTCAAGCAGAAGAAACCCTCGTTGGTGTTCATCTCGGAATCCAAACTTTTAAATGAGGAATGGACACCAATTCTGTTGAAATCAGGTTTTGATAACTCTTTTGTAGTGGATTGTGATAATGAGGTGGGTGGAAGAAAAGGAGGTTTGGGTTTGTTTTGGGCTGATGATATCACAGTTACTATTAAATCTAGCTCACAACACCACATTCTGGCGAAGATTGATAATCAAACAGATCCGGTATGGGACTTTTGTGGTATTTACGGTTGGAGCAAGACGGAAGACCATCATCTTACGTGGGATCTCATGCTCTCCTTGCTTCCTCAGGTGAGCGAGAGATGGATTTGTGGGGGGGATTTCAACGAAACTTTATATCATTTTGAGAAGAAGGGAGGGAGCACAAAGGCTGATTCACGTTTATGTGCTTTTAGAGAAACGATAGATAGGTGCGGTCTCTTTGATCTGGGTTTTACGGGAGAACCTTACACATGGACCAACAACCAGAAGGGTGAAGATAACATCCTCGAGAGGATAGACCGGGTTCTTGGAAATGAGGCCTGGACAGATTCTTTCCCTGGGAATGAGGTTTCTCACTTATGTCGAAAGTCTAGTGATCACTGCCCTCTACTCCTAACTCTGGAGCAAAAGGAAGAGGACACTCGCCCCCGCCCGAGACCTTTTCATTTTGAAGCAATGTGGCTTAAGGACGAGAGGTGTAAGTCTTTTTGCAATAACCTCTGGGACAATGGGGGATACTCTACCTCGGCCAATGCCTTTAAAAATAAGATGACTGATATGGGGATTGAGCTTAAAAGATGGGAAAAACAGGAGTTCGGCCATTTAAAGCAAAGATGCAAAGAGCTTAGAGAGGAGTTGGAGCAGTTGCAAAAACCTAGCAATGACCCTTTCACCAAAGATGATCAGAGGAGGGTTGAGAATGAACTCGATGATCTCATGTCTAAAGAGGAAATTATGTGGAAGCAAAGATCTCGGGCTGATTGGTTGGCGGAAGGTGATCGGAATACAGGTTTCTTCCATAGAATGGCCGATGGTAGAAAGAAAAGAAACCATATTCGGAGAATTCAAAGTTCAGATGGCACGATCACCAGAAAGTTCGAAGAGATGGATATCATTTTCAGAAATCATTTTCAGGAGCTCTTCCTGGCCGGCCCTCATCAGAATCCGACGGACGTCCTGCGCATCATCGAGCCAATGGTGACGGATGAGATGAACAACATTCTCACTGCTCCTTACACTTCTGAGGAGATCACTGACGCATTGAAGCAGATGCCCCCTCTCAAAGCCCCGGGGCCAGACGGTATGCCTGTCATTTTTTACACCTCTAGCTGGTCTCATGCAAAGTTTGACATTATTCCTCTCGTTCTTAATATTTTGAATAACGGGGCTGACCCGGGTCCGATCAATTCAACATTCATTTGTCttatccctaaaaaaaaaaattgtgtcacCCCCTCAGATTTTAGGCCTATTAGCTTGTGTAATGTCATCTATAAGCTTATTTCTAAAGCCATCACAAATAGGCTCAAACGGATTCTCCCCTCTGTTATTCATGAGAGCCAATCGGCTTTTGTCCCTGGTCGACAAATTACCGACAATGCTCTGCTTGCTTTCGAAATTTTCCATATGATGAAACTAAACAAAGCTAAATCTAAAGGGTGTTTTGCTTTTAAGTTGGATATGGCGAAAGCTTATGATCGGGTTGAGTGGAACTTTTTAGATGCCATGATGCGAAAGCTTGGTTTTCATTTTTCTGTGGTTGATCTAATTATGAGGTGTGTTACCTCTGTTTCTTTTCGCGTGCTTGTCAACGGTTTTCCAGGTGAAGCTTTTGAACCAAGCCGCGGACTTAGGCAAGGGGATCCGCTCTCGCCCTTCTTATTCCTGTTTTGTGCGGAAGCTCTATCGGGTCTCTTACGCAAGGCAGAGACGAACCATCTTATCCACGGTGCGCGGCTCTGCAGAACTGCCCCCCGGATCAGCCACTTACTATTTGCTGACGACTGTATAATCTTTGGGCGTGCTTGTGCTGAGGAGATTGGTGAAGTCAAATCCATTCTAAGCCAATACGAAGCGGTGTCTGGTCAGAAAGTTAGTATGGACAAATCTGCCATTTCATTCAGTTTTGGAGTGGAAGAGACCCTCAAATCCGATTTGGCTGCACAACTTGGAGTGAGGCGTGAGAATTTTCAAGGCAAGTACTTGGGCATCCCTTGTGTTGTTGGAAAATCCAAAGTAGAGATATTCCAAATTCTGGTGGATCGCACACGGAAAAAGGCGAAGGATTGGAAGCGACGCTACCTCTCCGGTGCGGGAAAGGTGGTGTTAATTCAATCGGTACTCCAATCTATACCAACGTATTTGATGAGCTGTTTTTCCATACCTGAGCAAATCTGTCAGCAGATTAACAGTATCGCAGCGAGCTTTTTTTGGGGACAGAAGAAGGAAGAAAGGAGGATACATTGGAAGAGCTGGAGAAAACTTTGTGTTCCCAAAAATGAAGGTGGGCTGGGATTCAGAGACATAAGCTTGTTCAATCAAGCAATGCTCGCAAAACAAACATGGCGGATACTCCAAAATGGCTCGACTCTCCTGGCCCGATCTTTAAAAGCAAGATACTTCCCCCGGACGGACATCCTCTTGGCTAGTAAAGCCCATAATCCCTCCTTTGTTTGGAAAAGCTTACTAGCGGGACGAGATCTTCTGGTGAAAGGCATTGCGTGGAAAGTTGGTGATGGGGAAAGAATTCGCATTGGGAAAGATTGTTGGATTCCAGATGGGAAAGGAAATTTCAGTACAGCTTGTGTTCAAGACAGATGGAAAGATCTTAAAGTGGGAGAGCTCTTTTCGGAAGCTGAAGTGTCGTGGGATACAAATAAACTAGCGGAAATCATGCCGAGGAAGGAGACTTGGAAGTTTTCTGGCAGTTTGAGGATTAATATGGCTAATCCAGATAAACCTTTTTGGCCAAGCGGAAGATGCAACTCTTATTCGGTTAAGTCGGGATATCTCCTGGCGGTTTCTCTTCGCAGTCGTGAAGAAGCCTCCTCCTCTCATGTTCTTACAGGCCTTTGGAACTGGATATGGGGGCTTGAGGTCATTCCCAAAGTCAAGATCTTCATGTGGAAATGTTTGAGTGGTATTCTCCCGACGACCAGAGCCCTTATGGCGCGCTCTATCGAGGTTGATCCAGTTTGCTGTAGATGTGGAGAGGAGGTGGAATCTTCGGAGCACGCTTTACGTGACTGCCCATGGATGGTGTTTTTGTGGGAAATCTCGCCACTCAGGCTACGTCCTCTTAGTGCGGATGAAATCTGGAATGTAAAAGATTGGTTTGAACAGATTAGGTCGATACCAGATAAGGAGGTTCATGCTACTTTTGCTACTACTGCTTGGGCTTCATGGTATGCTCGAAACCTTTTGCTTTACCAAAACAAGAATCTCACCCACATTGAGTGCTCCATGGTGGCCCAGAAAGCTAGGTGGAAAAGATCGGCTAGCTCTTCACCGATCAGTTCCCAACCCAGAAGCATTTCTTGCAGCCGAGACTCGCAGGTTAGGATCCAATGTGACGCTGCTGTTGGAGAGGGAGTTGGGATTGGTTTCG is a window encoding:
- the LOC130998282 gene encoding uncharacterized protein LOC130998282 yields the protein MERGGPSSDSDLVNGPEERTDREATLIDISSDFDNQSDKGICLVGSLISMKAPNGFHLMEIMRKSWKTEQNFEAREWRKNLFLFTFESAADREWVLQRQPWHFDNHLFAIKGLDDTAQPSTIRVDRGSFWIRAYNLPIKCMTPAIIRNIGKQIGIVEEVDEKTNYTGCFARFKVNLDITVPLLRGITIFFEARQLWIPLKYESLPIYCYKCGIMNHHTRACEKETEAEESGKHFDDIEYGPILKASPLKRLRTKKQHQPMAPKPNPLRDLQSHASTHPPVPSAKPQPPPLAYNPPPHTTAHALTNTQPISHQTHSTPNAIHTPSEENSIPILKKQINNLQTKPLPQASTTSSPIITPKTEPETKKVPSNTAPFNPNKDITPITDLAKLLNLKLPDHSTKKPQPKKEKTWTRFNRSPTPKTPKVHHLTANHKKRHFMEEENVVLGPRKDEVEAMQKRLKGTKLDDDSSSTTALSAEIAMEQSRRAQ